One region of Macadamia integrifolia cultivar HAES 741 chromosome 11, SCU_Mint_v3, whole genome shotgun sequence genomic DNA includes:
- the LOC122094122 gene encoding dihydroflavonol 4-reductase-like, giving the protein MALERSTVCMTGAAGFVGSWLVMKLLQKGYLVNATVRDPGNVNKVKHLLDLPHAETRLKLWKADLVDEGSFDGAIQGCTGVFHVATPMDFESKDPENEVIKPAVNGMLNIMRSCLKAKTVRGIVFTSSAGTVMGQERPLPKYDESSWSDLEFITTKKMTGWMYFVSKTLSEKAAWDFAEHNNMALIAIIPTLVVGPFIMPSMPPSLITAFALITENEAHYSILKQVQFVHLDDLCNAHIFLFENPDAKGRYICSSHNATIIDLPKTLRERFPEYNVPTEFNYEGESLEVVAFSSRKLTELGFEFKYSLKDM; this is encoded by the exons ATGGCCCTTGAACGTAGCACTGTGTGCATGACCGGTGCAGCTGGTTTCGTTGGTTCTTGGCTTGTCATGAAGCTCCTACAAAAGGGTTACCTTGTTAACGCTACAGTGCGAGATCCTG GCAATGTGAACAAGGTGAAGCATTTGCTGGACTTGCCTCATGCTGAGACACGTTTGAAGTTATGGAAAGCAGACCTAGTTGATGAGGGGAGCTTCGACGGAGCCATCCAAGGTTGCACTGGAGTCTTCCACGTTGCTACTCCCATGGATTTCGAATCCAAAGATCCCGAG AATGAGGTGATAAAGCCGGCAGTGAATGGGATGCTGAACATCATGAGGTCGTGTCTCAAGGCAAAGACAGTTCGGGGGATTGTATTCACTTCATCAGCCGGTACTGTTATGGGACAAGAACGGCCACTGCCCAAATACGACGAGAGCTCATGGAGTGACTTAGAATTCATTACGACAAAGAAGATGACTGGATGG ATGTACTTTGTCTCTAAGACATTATCGGAAAAAGCAGCATGGGACTTTGCTGAGCACAACAATATGGCCCTGATCGCCATTATACCAACACTTGTGGTTGGGCCATTTATCATGCCTTCAATGCCTCCTAGCTTAATAACAGCATTTGCACTAATCACTG aaaatgAAGCTCATTACTCAATTCTAAAGCAAGTTCAATTTGTGCACTTGGATGACCTTTGCAATGCTCATATCTTCTTGTTTGAGAACCCTGATGCGAAGGGAAGGTACATTTGCTCTTCTCATAATGCCACCATCATTGATCTCCCAAAAAcgttgagagagagattccCAGAGTACAACGTCCCAACTGA GTTCAACTACGAAGGAGAAAGCTTGGAAGTAGTTGCTTTCTCGTCTAGAAAACTTACAGAGCTTGGATTTGAGTTCAAGTACAGCTTAAAAGACATGTAA